The DNA segment TAGCCGCCGTTCTTTTCATAGACGGCGAGCTTGTGGAGGTCCTTGATCGGCGGGAGTAGGAGGCGCTTGTAGTTGCGCCAGTCTCCGGCTTTCGTCTGCGGTGTGGTGGCTTCCATCGGTTCGATCCGTATGACTAACTGCGATCTTTCGTTCGTGTCATCCTGAACTTGATTCAGGATCTAAGAGGTCCCGCTGAGATGCTGAACCAAGTTCAGCATGACAAGAGACGAGCATAGAATTCAATCGAACCCGTTCGGTGCTCGCCCTTTGGCGTTTGTCGCTCACTCGACGAGCGGCACGTCGGGGCGGATGACGGGGATACGCGCGGCGACGAAGCCGCGTAGCGTCCGGTAGGCGACGATGCGGCGGTAGAGCGTGAGGTAGCGCGCGGCCCCGACCGCAGCGAATATGCCCGTCACGACGATTCCGGCGAGCACGCCCATCGCGAGGGTGATACCGCCGCCGAACGCGAGCCAGATCAGCACGCCCGCCGCGCCCTTGGTCGCGAGCGTCGCACCTACGATAGCTGCGCCCATGGCCACGCGTGCGCGCTTGCTGAGGTCCGTCAGCCGCCGCTCGATGAACAGGCCGTCCACCGTCTCGCGGAGGTGGCGTTTTTCGTCAGGCGTGAGCGGCTCCATTTCCTGGAGCACGGCAGTCTTGGCGCGGTGGATCTGCTGGATGTCCATCAGGGCGACGCTACACGAAGGGCGTGGGGGTAGAGGAAAGCAGCGGCAAGGTCTGGGAGCGAAAGCGCTTCTGCAAGGCACCAGGCAACTTTCCTGCCAGTGAAATCAAGGAGTTAACAGCGCTACTTCGTGGTTTCAGCGATGGGCGCAGTCTGGTAGGTCACGACGGCCTCCGTGTCGGAGCGGCGGTTGCCGCCCATCTCGTCCTCGTCCTGCGGCAGGGTGACCGACTCGAAGGGGAGCGCCTCGCCCTTTTCGAGCGTCGCGATCACCGCGTCGCACTTGGCGGGCGTGAGGTTGTGGACGTACTGCCCGTTCGTGACCTGCATCATCGGCGCGGAGCCGCAGGCACCCAGGCACTCGGCCTCGCGAATCTGCCACGTGCCGTCCTCGGAGATCTCGCCCGTCTTGATGCCCAGCTTGTCTTCGAGGTAGTGCAAGATGTCGTAGCCGCCCATCACCTGGCACGAGAAGCAGGTGCACACTTCGAGGACGTGCTGCCCCGGCTTCTTCTTGAAGTACTGCGTGTAGAACGTCGCCACGCCGACCACCTTGGCGTACGGCATGTCGATGGCTTGGGCGACGAGCTTCATCACCTCGGGCGGGAGCCATCCGAACTTGTCCTGCGCCAGCCATAGCACGCGCATCACGGCGGCGTCGCGCTCCGGGTAGCTCTTCAGGTAGGTCTTGATCTGCTTCTTCTCGGCGGCGGAGAACTGGAGTTCCTCGTCAGAGAAATGCCGCTCAGGGGCCTCCGTCGGGAGGTAGGCGGGCTTGGGCGAGACGTCAGCAGGGCGCTCCATGGTAAGTCAGAAATCAGAGGGATGAAGGCAGAAAGGGTGGTAGCCCTTGTTTCGGCAGTCGATGCGGAAGCGAAGGCGGTGATTGCGGCACCCTTTCATCCTTCTGCCTTCGCACTTCTGCCTTCTATTTGTCCGCTTCGCCCATGACGGGGTCGACCGAGCCGATCATCACGACCGTGTCGGCGACCATGACGCCTTCGAGCATGTACTCGAGCGCCTGGAGGTTGGCGAAGCTGGGGGAAGTCATCTCGACGCGGTAGGGGCTGCCGGTGCCGTCGGAGGCGAGGAAGAAGCCCAGCTCGCCCTTCGGCGCCTCGATGGCGTGGTAGGCCTCGGCGCCCTTCGGCGGCGCGACGCCCACGTCGGTCATCATGAAGTCGTGGATCATGCCCTCCATCGAATAATAGACCTCGTCCTTGGAGGGGTAGGCGTGCTTGGCGTTGTCCACACGGACCGGTCCTTCGGGGAGGCGGTCGAGGCATTGGCGGAGGATCTTCACCGACTCGCGCATCTCGTCGAGGCGGATGAGGTAACGCGCGAGGCAGTCGCCCTCGGTGCGGAGCGGGATGGTGAAGTCGAGGTCCTCGTAGACGAGGTACGGCTCGAAGCGGCGGAGGTCGTAGGGCACGCCCGAGGCGCGGAGGCTCGGACCGGCGAGGCCAATCGCCATGGCCTCCTCCTTCGTGACCGTGCCGACGCCTGCGTTGCGCTCCACCCAGATGCGGTTGCCTGCGAGGAGCTTGTCCCACTCCTCGATGTCCGGCGCGAAGCTCTCCGCGAAGGTGCGGATCATGCCGATGGAGTCGGGCGAGAGGTCGGTCGTGACGCCGCCGATGCGGCAGTGGCTCACGGTGAAGCGCGCGCCCGCGACCTCGTCGAAGATGGAGTAGATCTCCTCGCGCCACTTGAACGTCCAGAGGAAGGCGCTCATCGCGCCCGCGTCCATCACCATCGTCCCCATCCAGAGGAGGTGGCTGGAGATGCGCGCCAATTCACACAGCATCGTGCGGATCCACTGCGCGCGCTCGGGTACCTCCACGTTCGCCAACTTCTCCACCGCGAGGCACCACGCGACGTTGTTGGAGTAGGGGCTGAGGTAGTCCATGCGGTCCGTGTAGGGCATGAACTCCTGAAAGGTCTTCACCTCAGCGAGCTTCTCGATGCCGCGGTGGAGGTAGCCCAGGTCCAGGAGCGCGCTCTCGATGGTCTCGCCGTCGAGCTTGGCGACGACGCGGAGGACGCCGTGCGTGGCCGGGTGCTGCGGCCCGATGTTGAGCGTCATCGACGCTTCGAGCGGGTCGGCGTCGCGCTCCAGGTACGAGTGCTTCGTCTCCAGCCGGTCGTAGAGCGCGCGGTTGTGCTTCGGCCAGAAGGTGAAGACTTCCTGGCCGTAGCCGTCGGTGCTGGCGATCTTCGCGCGGCCAGCCTCAGCCTCAGCAGGGGCGAGCGTCGTTTCCATAAAGCTGGACCTGAATTAGTCTTGGGGGAGGTCGCCGTGGGCGCGGGCGAAGGGGTCGAGCGTGAGTTCGCCGTCGGTCTCCTGGTTCGGGAGCGGGAGGCTGCCGGGGATGCCGAGCGTCGGGAATTCCTTGCGGTGGGGGTGGTACTCGAAGTCCTCAGGCATGAACATGCGCCGGAGGTCCGGGTGGCCCTCGAAGCGGATCCCCATGAAGTCCCAGCCCTCGCGCTCGTGCCAGTTGGCATTGTGGTAGACGCCCGTCACGGTCGGCACCGCCTCGCCGTCGTCCACGCGCACTTTGAGGCGCAGCCGCTTTGGCGGGTCGATGGCGACGAGGTTGTAAAACACCTCGAAGCGCTCGGTCTCGGTGAAGCGGTCGATGCAGCCGATCATCACGAGGACGTTGAAGCCGTGCGCGTCCTTGAGGTAGCCGCACACATCGGCGATGGCGCTGCGCTGGACGAAGACCGTCTGCTCGTTGGCGTACTCAACGACCTCGCCGATGCGCTCGCCGAACTCGGCGCGAAGGGCGTCCACGACCTCCGGGTTGTGCGTCGTTGCCTTGGCGTGCGGGTTGGCCTTCTTCGCCTCCTCCGCCAGCGCACGACGCGGCGTGAAGCTGTACTTCAGTCCCGTGGGCTCCGGCGTGTCGGTCACTTTCGGCTCAGTGTTGGAGGTATCGTCTTTCATGCGTGACCTACGCGGCTTCGATGAGGCGGCGGTCGCTGAAGTCGATGTCCGCCTCGCGGATGTCCTTCGCGACGGAGTGCTCGTTGCGGATCTTCTCCTGGATGTCCATCACGGCGTGCAGGATCGCGTCGGGGCGCGGCGGGCAGCCCGAGATGTAGACATCCACGGGGAGGAAGTTGTCGACGCCCTGCACGACGCCGTAGACGCGGTGCATGCCACCTGTGGAGGCGCAGGCACCCATGGCGATACACCACTTCGGGTCGGGCATCTGGTCCCAGATGCGGCGGACAGCGTGCGCCATCTTGTAGGAGCACCACCCGGCGACGATCATCAGGTCGGCCTGGCGCGGGCTGAAGCGCATCGCCTCCGCGCCGAAGCGGCCGATGTCGTACTTCGGACCGGCCATCCCCATCATCTCGATGGCGCAGCAGGCGAGGCCCATCGGCATCGGCATCAGGGAGTTCGAGCGCGCCCAGTTGACCACGGAGTCGACCGAGGTCGTGAGGAAGCCACCGTTTTGGCTGAACATAGCGAGGTAAGGTCGGGGCGAAGTGGAGTCGAGGGATCCGAAACGGGATCGTCAGGGGGATTCGTTGCTATCGACCGGCCCGGCGGAAGTTTCAATCGAAACTGAAAGCAGCCCGAGTTTCCCTTGCCCTTCGAAGTCGCTAGCCTTCGAAGTCGAGGCCGCCCTTCTTGATGTCGTAGACGAGGCCCACGAACAGGATGAGCGTGAAGAGCCCAATCACGGCGAGCGACTGCAGGCCGTAGCCCGCTTCGAGGAAGTCGATGAAGCTGACCGCCCACGGATACATGAACACGATCTCGACGTCGAACACGATGAAGATCATCGCGACGAGGTAGAACTTGACCGAGTACCGTTCGCGCGCCGAGCCGACCGGGTCCATGCCCGACTCGTAGGGGCTCGCCTTGACGCGACGTGGGCGGCGCGGGCCGAAGATCTCGGCGGACTTGAGGAGCGTGACCGCGAGGCCGAGGGCCATCACGATCATCAGAAAGAAGGGCAGGAAGTCAGCCAGCATGAGCCGTCCGCTCAGAAGGGGTGTGGGGGACGTGTAAGCGCTAACACAAACTACGCCGGGCATCCAGTCCGGTTCAATGAAAGCCCGTCGGAAGCGCACAGCTTGAACTGACCCTGGCCCCTCAGTCAAAAATGCCCTGGATGCGCGCCTTGAAGCGTCCGGACACCATCGCACGCTCCTCGTCCTGGAAATTGAACCGCCCCTCAGCAAACTCGTCGTCCATGCGCTCGATCACGAACACGTCTTCGGCGCCTTGCGCGCCGCTGGCGTACAGGGGCCGGTCAGCGATAGCATAGACTGCCGAGAGTATCTGCTCGACGCCCTCCTCGGTGGTTTCATTCCGGTACCGCCCATCGAGCCCGGCGCTGCCGTCGTAGGCACCTTCTTCGTAAAACGAGTCTAGCGTGACCGTGAGCGTGCCCAACGTGTCGACGATGCTTGGGGCGAAGTAGATGGTGAACTCGTGCTGCACGCCGTCGTCAAAACGCGTGATGCTCAAGGCGGCGCGCCCATCCGTCCAGCCTCGCTGCTGTTCGCCATTGACAACGTAGGAGAAGTCGCTGCTGGACCCCTCGAAATTGCGCGTGTCCTGGATGCCGAGCGGGCCGGACTCCTCGCTATCGCACCCTGTTGCAATGAGTAGGATGAGGGCAAGCCCACAGAAACGAAGCATGACGATGTCGGCGAGCGAGCGATTTGGGACAAGGCGTTAGAGCCCGATGCGCCCGAAGATCGTGTCTACCTCGCGGAGATGGTAGGCCGGATCGAAGGCCTCGCCGATCTGGCCCAGGTTGAGGTGCTGCCGGACGGCCTCGTTGGCCTCCACGATCTCGCGGAAACTCGTGCGCTCGCGCCACGCCTTCATGGCGAGCGGCTGCACGAGGTCATAGGCTGCCTCCCGGCTCAGGCCCGTGTCGATGAGCATCAGCAGGAGCCGCTGGCTGAAGACGAGCCCGTAGGTCCGCTCCAGGTTCTCCTTCATCCGGTCGGCGTTGACCGTGAGGTTCTCCACGATGCGAGCGAGGCGATGCAGCGCGTAGTCGAGGATGATGGTCGCGTCGGGGACGATCACGCGCTCGACGGACGAGTGGCTGATGTCGCGCTCGTGCCAGAGGGCGACGTTCTCGTAGGCGCTCACCATGTAGCCGCGCAAGAGCCGCGCCGCGCCGGTGAGGTTCTCGCTGCCGACCGGGTTGCGCTTGTGCGGCATCGCGCTCGACCCCTTTTGGCCTTTGCCGAACGCCTCCTCCGCTTCGAGTACTTCCGAGCGCTGGAGGTGCCGGATCTCGACGGCGATCGTCTCGATGGTCGCCCCGACGAGCGCGAGCGCGCCGAGATACTGCGCGTGGAGGTCGCGCGGGAGCACCTGCGTGGAAATGGGCGCAGGGCGCAGGCCAAGGCGCTCGCACGTCAGCCGCTCAACCTCCGGCGGGATGTTGGCGAAGGTGCCGACGGCCCCAGAGAGCTTGCCCACGCGCAGCGCTTCGGCAGCGGCCTCGAAGCGGACGATGTCGCGCTGCACCTGGTCGTAGAACCGCGCGAGCTTCAGCCCGAACGTCGTCGGCTCGGCGTGAACGCCGTGCGTGCGGCCGACGCAGAGCGTGGTCTTGTGCTCCCGAGCGCGGGCGGCGAGCACGTCCGAGAGTCGGTCGAGGCCTTTGCGCAGGAGTTCGTTCGCCTGCGTGATGCGGTAAGCGAGCGCTGTGTCGACTACGTCGGACGACGTGAGGCCGTAGTGCACCCAGCGCTTCTCGGGCCCGAGCGTCTCCGAGACGGCACGGGTGAACGCGACCACGTCGTGCCGCGTCGCGGCCTCGATCTCGTGGATGCGGGCGATGTCGAACGACGCATCGGCGTAGAGCACTTCGACGTCCTGCATGGGGATCTGGCCGGTGGCCTTGCTCCACGCCCAGCAGGCGGCGAGTTCGACATCGAGCCAAGACTGGAACTGAGCCTGCTCGCTCCAGAGCGCGCCCATCTCGGGCCGGGTGTAGCGGTCGATCATGCGGAGAGTTGAGGTCTGAAAGTGTGGGCGTATGAATGTGTGGACGCGGGGTCAGCACCGCCACACGTTCATACCTGCAAACGTTCGTACCCAAAGCCTACCTCGGTAGCATCGGACCGTAGCATGGTTTCAGGGTGGAGCATCTCACTCAACTTCGCACTTCGCCCGGCGCGCTTCCGCGAAGCCGCTACGGATTTGGCACCGCTGTTGAGGATTTGGCACCGCTGTTGAATCCCTGGTGGACGCCTCGTGTTAGATTCGCCTTCTTTCCGACGTTCACCCTCTTGACGATGCCCGGCACATACTCCGTCACCGCCAAGCCCGGCGAGCGCAAGCTCGGCTTCTGGGAAAAGCTCTACCTCCCCGAGATCCTGAAGGGCCTCCGCTACTCGGGCCGCAAGATGCGCGCGCCGTCGTACACCTTCAACTACCCGGAGGAGCAGTTCTACCCACCCGACTCCTACCGTGGTCGTCCGGTGCTTGTGGAGGAGAACGGCCGCCCGCGCTGCGTCTCGTGTGGGCTGTGCGCGCGCTCGTGCCCGCCGCTCGCCATCTCGATGCAGGCCCATGAGGTCTTCGACGACATCAAGGAGCGCGAGCCGGAGCGCTTCGAGATCAACATGCTGCGCTGCATCTACTGCGGCTACTGCGAGGAAGTCTGCCCCGAAGAGGCGATCGTGATGTCGAAAGAATTCGACCTCACGTTCCAGGACCGCGACGAGGCCGTCTTCGACCTGACGCGGCTCCTCCAGCCGAAGGAGGTTCTCCAGGACCGGCTCGGCTTCCTGGAGCGTAAGCGCAACCAGCAGCAGTTCGGCCAGCAGTGGGACTTCAAGCGCGAGAACAACGTCCACACGCTCCGCAACCGCCTCGACTACGTAAAGGAGGTCGTCGAGGGCGAGGCCAGCGAGTAGATCTGCCTTTCAGTATTCCGGTCTTCCGGTCTTGAGTCAGACATCCTGGCTCCCTCACCGGGCCACCGAAGCACCGAATCACACCTCCCCATGCCCGTCAACCTCGACGACTACGCGGCCCCCGCGAACGCACCGGAGACCCAGGCCGTCCGCCGCGAGGCGCTGCTGGCGCAGCTCGGCTGGCTGATCGTCGAAGCGGAGGCGCTGGGACCGCTGATGGCCGCCCTCCCGCCCAACGTGCTCACGGGCCGACCGATGCCCAACACACATTCGGTCAAGGAAACGTTCGGGCTGCTAGCCACCCTCGACCACGAGGTACACGCACCGCAGGTCGCGCGGATGCTGAGCGAGGGCACGCCCGCGCTTGCCCGCGCTGGCGAGGCTGCCCTCGCCGAAGGCTCCGCGTGGAACGACACGAACCTCGCCGTGCTGCTCGACCGCATGCGCGACGCCCGGCAGGCGCTGCTCGACCAACTGACTGCGGCGCCTCCAGACGCCTGGCAGCGCACCGCGATGCTCGCTAGCGCCACCGACGACTCGGAGACGCTCACGCTGGGCGCCTACGTGCTGCGGATCTGCCAACACGACGCCGACCGACTGCGCGACCTCGCCTACCGGCTGCACGAGAGCAAGCTGACGTCGCGCGCAGAGGACTTGCCAAAGTAGGCTATCCGCTCATTAGGCGCCGTCCAATCTTCCCTGAACGATTTGGACGTTTAGGGGCTTCCCTGGCAGGTTGTCAGCCCTGGTCCTACGGCGGCTTCGGGGCTAGTCCGAGTGCTCGCACATATCCTGGTCCCTATTCTGGGGACAGAACAGGACCGCCGCTCGCAGCGCTGAGTTCCGGCCCGGAGCCTGTCCTCTCTTCTCTATGCGGGCTCGCCCTTCTTTTGCCTGCACCTGCCGCTCCCGCGCACCATGGCTGCCAAGCCCGGTCCCAGCTACGACGATCTCGCCACGGCCTTCCGCCACGGCAACTTCCAGCCGCTCTACTTCTTCTACGGCGAGGAGGGCTTCCTGATCGACGAACTCCAGACACTGCTCGTTGAGCACGCGCTGCAGCCGCACGAGCGCGACTTCAACCTGGACCTCGTCTACGGCGCCGAGTCGGACGTGCAGCGGGCGCTGGCGCTCTGCGCGAGCTTCCCCGTAATGGCGCAGCGCCGGGTCGTCGTCGTGCGCGACTTCGAGAAGCTGCAGGGCAACCGGGCCTTCCAGCACTACGCCGCGCAGCCGAACCCGTCGGCGGTGGTACTTCTGGCGTGCCGCTCGAAGCCGAACCTCAGCGCACATCCCTACCGCGCGCTCAAGCAGCACGCCGTCGCCGCGGAGTTCAAGCCGCTCTACGACCGGCAGATGCCCGGTTGGATCGGACAGCGCCTCCGCCAGCGCGGGCTGCAAGCGGCCTCCGGCGTCCCGCAGATGATCGCCGAGGCCGTCGGCACCGACCTGCGCACGGCAGCCCAGGAGGTCGAGAAACTCGCCGTCTACCTCGGCGACCGGAAGCGCGTCACCCCCGACGACGTCGTCGCCGCAGGCGGTCACACGCGCGAGTTCAACATCTTCGAGCTGCAGAAAGCCATCGGCCAAGGCGACGCTGTCCGTGCGCAGACCATCGCCGACCAGATGCTCCGGCAGGCCGCCAACCGGCGCGGCGAGGCGCTCATGATCGTGGCGATGCTGACGCGCTACGTGGGCCTGCTCGCCAAGGCAGCCGACGGCCAGGCGAAGCGGCTCTCCGACCGCGACCTCGCCCGGCACATCGGCGTGAGCCCGTACTTCGTCAAGGAGTACACCTTCGCACTGCGGACGCTTGGCCTCGCCGCGATCCCGCGCACCTTCGAGGCGCTCCTCGCCGCCGACTACGAACTCAAGGGCGGCTCCGCCCGCGACGAACGGCTCGTCGTGCTCCTCCTGCTCCGCCGCATCCTGGCCAGCCCGGCCCCGACGCGGCGTGCCGCGTGATGTCTGAGCTAGCCTCACCGAGCGCTCGTCCACGTTCTTCCGATTCCTAACCCTATACTGCAAGGACGATTGTAGATACTTCGCTGGACATTAGCCAGCT comes from the Bacteroidota bacterium genome and includes:
- a CDS encoding NAD(P)H-dependent oxidoreductase subunit E, with the translated sequence MERPADVSPKPAYLPTEAPERHFSDEELQFSAAEKKQIKTYLKSYPERDAAVMRVLWLAQDKFGWLPPEVMKLVAQAIDMPYAKVVGVATFYTQYFKKKPGQHVLEVCTCFSCQVMGGYDILHYLEDKLGIKTGEISEDGTWQIREAECLGACGSAPMMQVTNGQYVHNLTPAKCDAVIATLEKGEALPFESVTLPQDEDEMGGNRRSDTEAVVTYQTAPIAETTK
- the nuoD gene encoding NADH dehydrogenase (quinone) subunit D, giving the protein METTLAPAEAEAGRAKIASTDGYGQEVFTFWPKHNRALYDRLETKHSYLERDADPLEASMTLNIGPQHPATHGVLRVVAKLDGETIESALLDLGYLHRGIEKLAEVKTFQEFMPYTDRMDYLSPYSNNVAWCLAVEKLANVEVPERAQWIRTMLCELARISSHLLWMGTMVMDAGAMSAFLWTFKWREEIYSIFDEVAGARFTVSHCRIGGVTTDLSPDSIGMIRTFAESFAPDIEEWDKLLAGNRIWVERNAGVGTVTKEEAMAIGLAGPSLRASGVPYDLRRFEPYLVYEDLDFTIPLRTEGDCLARYLIRLDEMRESVKILRQCLDRLPEGPVRVDNAKHAYPSKDEVYYSMEGMIHDFMMTDVGVAPPKGAEAYHAIEAPKGELGFFLASDGTGSPYRVEMTSPSFANLQALEYMLEGVMVADTVVMIGSVDPVMGEADK
- a CDS encoding NADH-quinone oxidoreductase subunit C; the protein is MKDDTSNTEPKVTDTPEPTGLKYSFTPRRALAEEAKKANPHAKATTHNPEVVDALRAEFGERIGEVVEYANEQTVFVQRSAIADVCGYLKDAHGFNVLVMIGCIDRFTETERFEVFYNLVAIDPPKRLRLKVRVDDGEAVPTVTGVYHNANWHEREGWDFMGIRFEGHPDLRRMFMPEDFEYHPHRKEFPTLGIPGSLPLPNQETDGELTLDPFARAHGDLPQD
- the nuoB gene encoding NADH-quinone oxidoreductase subunit NuoB, yielding MFSQNGGFLTTSVDSVVNWARSNSLMPMPMGLACCAIEMMGMAGPKYDIGRFGAEAMRFSPRQADLMIVAGWCSYKMAHAVRRIWDQMPDPKWCIAMGACASTGGMHRVYGVVQGVDNFLPVDVYISGCPPRPDAILHAVMDIQEKIRNEHSVAKDIREADIDFSDRRLIEAA
- a CDS encoding NADH-quinone oxidoreductase subunit A; translation: MLADFLPFFLMIVMALGLAVTLLKSAEIFGPRRPRRVKASPYESGMDPVGSARERYSVKFYLVAMIFIVFDVEIVFMYPWAVSFIDFLEAGYGLQSLAVIGLFTLILFVGLVYDIKKGGLDFEG
- the purB gene encoding adenylosuccinate lyase, coding for MIDRYTRPEMGALWSEQAQFQSWLDVELAACWAWSKATGQIPMQDVEVLYADASFDIARIHEIEAATRHDVVAFTRAVSETLGPEKRWVHYGLTSSDVVDTALAYRITQANELLRKGLDRLSDVLAARAREHKTTLCVGRTHGVHAEPTTFGLKLARFYDQVQRDIVRFEAAAEALRVGKLSGAVGTFANIPPEVERLTCERLGLRPAPISTQVLPRDLHAQYLGALALVGATIETIAVEIRHLQRSEVLEAEEAFGKGQKGSSAMPHKRNPVGSENLTGAARLLRGYMVSAYENVALWHERDISHSSVERVIVPDATIILDYALHRLARIVENLTVNADRMKENLERTYGLVFSQRLLLMLIDTGLSREAAYDLVQPLAMKAWRERTSFREIVEANEAVRQHLNLGQIGEAFDPAYHLREVDTIFGRIGL
- a CDS encoding NADH-quinone oxidoreductase subunit I — protein: MPGTYSVTAKPGERKLGFWEKLYLPEILKGLRYSGRKMRAPSYTFNYPEEQFYPPDSYRGRPVLVEENGRPRCVSCGLCARSCPPLAISMQAHEVFDDIKEREPERFEINMLRCIYCGYCEEVCPEEAIVMSKEFDLTFQDRDEAVFDLTRLLQPKEVLQDRLGFLERKRNQQQFGQQWDFKRENNVHTLRNRLDYVKEVVEGEASE
- a CDS encoding DinB family protein, producing MPVNLDDYAAPANAPETQAVRREALLAQLGWLIVEAEALGPLMAALPPNVLTGRPMPNTHSVKETFGLLATLDHEVHAPQVARMLSEGTPALARAGEAALAEGSAWNDTNLAVLLDRMRDARQALLDQLTAAPPDAWQRTAMLASATDDSETLTLGAYVLRICQHDADRLRDLAYRLHESKLTSRAEDLPK
- the holA gene encoding DNA polymerase III subunit delta codes for the protein MAAKPGPSYDDLATAFRHGNFQPLYFFYGEEGFLIDELQTLLVEHALQPHERDFNLDLVYGAESDVQRALALCASFPVMAQRRVVVVRDFEKLQGNRAFQHYAAQPNPSAVVLLACRSKPNLSAHPYRALKQHAVAAEFKPLYDRQMPGWIGQRLRQRGLQAASGVPQMIAEAVGTDLRTAAQEVEKLAVYLGDRKRVTPDDVVAAGGHTREFNIFELQKAIGQGDAVRAQTIADQMLRQAANRRGEALMIVAMLTRYVGLLAKAADGQAKRLSDRDLARHIGVSPYFVKEYTFALRTLGLAAIPRTFEALLAADYELKGGSARDERLVVLLLLRRILASPAPTRRAA